In a single window of the Daphnia carinata strain CSIRO-1 chromosome 4, CSIRO_AGI_Dcar_HiC_V3, whole genome shotgun sequence genome:
- the LOC130695243 gene encoding uncharacterized protein LOC130695243, giving the protein MQWSRWLLVVGLLLLWTASPASPSNASPRELKALRAALKKQQRIKDQLLQQQQQQQRSSSSSSSGGVNSKGASIGGSGEYVPDAGPWSSSSVDGNSEPSCEQLRLMWRQSKRHSRAAETTNEIPQYADPFARAASAHYARQRQQDLSSGAEPTLRPRQERRPVIYGRLHSSPSTASDEGADRPLRPFDVLRKLSWTESSAADGGPMESMNGQGRSSSGVVLYGDEDRSPFAKSPAKGSLQHLRELVREEQGRPAGVKGSFQQLRDMVREENQQARGGASSSRSDWSEADVGRVVTSPADHASKHLLFAMQGDAPYDSSGGGSSPQHQRGHSRRPSNANNYSRLSSFGKSHHRNHNSQNGNNKGQQQQQQQQQQQAMSEPLDAAAVAAASRKSFQLRDPPRPRISSSRLLGSQRAASANANKWTSSFAASSDSDDDVGVVRGYVVGKDGVKPLYSSSKPNRRSLTSATAEEDDDDCADEVVDTCRSHSDCRCASSGVQQRCQRGRCVPKNGGQKRQRSHQKRKAAATTPTRRLEDDERELNEDEWTQSDRDEPDPSRLEQLLQEDQQSEDETSDVWQDRPNSRKADTIRDIIDALQQIDQESTD; this is encoded by the exons atgcagtggTCACGATGGTTGCTCGTGGTTGGCTTGCTGCTTTTATGGACGGCGTCGCCAGCGTCGCCGAGCAACGCCAGCCCGCGCGAGTTGAAAGCGCTCAGGGCTGCGCTGAAGAAACAGCAGCGCATCAAAGATCAGCTgttgcaacaacagcaacaacagcaacgctcctcttcatcatcatcatctggCGGCGTCAACAGCAAAGGGGCGTCCATAGGAGGCAGCGGCGAGTACGTGCCGGACGCCGGCCCGTGGTCCTCTTCGTCCGTGGACGGCAATAGCGAGCCGAGTTGCGAACAGTTGCGCCTCATGTGGCGCCAATCGAAGCGACACTCGCGGGCGGCCGAAACGACGAACGAAATCCCGCAGTACGCGGACCCGTTCGCCCGGGCCGCCTCGGCCCATTACGCCCGTCAACGTCAACAGGACCTCTCTTCGGGAGCCGAACCGACGCTTCGCCCCAGGCAGGAGAGGCGGCCCGTCATCTACGGCCGCCTCCATTCTTCGCCATCGACGGCGTCGGACGAAGGGGCCGATCGGCCGCTTCGACCCTTCGACGTCCTGCGCAAACTGAGCTGGACGGAGTCGTCGGCGGCGGACGGCGGGCCGATGGAATCGATGAACGGCCAGGGCCGAAGTAGCTCGGGCGTGGTCCTATACGGCGACGAGGACCGATCGCCCTTCGCCAAATCGCCGGCCAAGGGCAGCCTGCAGCATCTGCGCGAACTCGTCCGCGAGGAGCAGGGCCGTCCGGCCGGCGTTAAAGGCAGTTTCCAGCAATTGCGCGACATGGTCCGCGAAGAAAACCAGCAAGCAAGAGGAGGCGCTTCTTCCAGCCGCTCGGACTGGAGCGAGGCCGACGTTGGACGCGTCGTCACGTCGCCGGCCGATCACGCCAGCAAACACCTGCTGTTCGCCATGCAGGGCGACGCCCCTTACGACAGTTCCGGCGGCGGATCTTCGCCGCAACATCAGCGCGGCCATTCGAGACGGCCATCCAACGCCAACAATTACAGCCGGCTGTCGTCGTTTGGCAAGTCGCACCATCGCAATCACAACAGCCAGAACGGCAACAACAAaggccagcagcagcaacagcagcagcagcagcagcaggcgATGAGCGAGCCGTTGGACGCGGCCGCCGTGGCAGCAGCTTCGCGTAAGTCGTTCCAGCTGAGGGACCCTCCTCGGCCGAGGATCAGCTCGAGCCGCTTGTTGGGCAGCCAGCGAGCCGCCTCGGCCAACGCCAACAAATGGACGTCTTCGTTCGCCGCCAGCTCGGATTCCGACGATGATGTGGGCGTCGTGCGCGGCTACGTCGTCGGCAAGGACGGCGTTAAACCGCTCTACTCGTCCTCTAAGCCCAACAGGAGATCCTTAACGTCGGCCACTGCC GAGGAGGACGATGATGATTGCGCCGATGAAGTGGTGGATACGTGCCGAAGCCATTCCGATTGCAGATGCGCTTCGTCCGGCGTCCAGCAGCGATGTCAACGCGGCCGTTGCGTGCCGAAGAATGGCGGCCAGAAACGTCAGAGGAGCCACCAGAAACGCAAAGCAGCCGCAACAACTCCGACGCGTCGCC TTGAAGACGATGAACGAGAGTTGAATGAAGATGAGTGGACGCAAAGCGATCGAGACGAGCCAGATCCGTCACGATTGGAGCAGCTGCTGCAAGAAGATCAACAGTCGGAAGATGAGACTAGCGATGTGTGGCAAGACAGGCCAAATAGCCGCAAAGCCGATACCATCCGAGATATCATCGACGCTCTCCAACAGATCGATCAAGAATCGACAGATTAA